One Salmo trutta chromosome 26, fSalTru1.1, whole genome shotgun sequence DNA window includes the following coding sequences:
- the LOC115163793 gene encoding P2Y purinoceptor 13-like isoform X1, with translation MNGSQSNLSLKCVRDTSVTAVVFPCLYSALFLFALVLNCLAAWIFFNIRSTTTFVVYLKNVVVADLLMTLSIPVKVLADADVGSWRLRVFYCRYSAVLFYTTMYISILLLGLISLDRYLKIVRPFGKCALQRVGLGQALSAAVWAVMVSLALPNAVLSDRTPLLSGGRLKCTSLKGQAGMLWHEGFNYFCQVVFWGTLALMLLCYTFISRKVYESYKASRSGSKAASRRTKAKVFVVVGVFFVCFAPFHFARVPYTLTQTRNIDNHCRAQNALYIAKETTLWLSATNVCLDPLIYVFLCRVFRKRLTATLNRKTLPQGGLELPTATSTQLEIPQMVHNRMLDVSLA, from the exons ATGAACGGCAGCCAATCAAACCTGTCTCTGAAGTGTGTGCGTGACACCAGTGTGACGGCGGTGGTCTTCCCCTGTCTCTACAGCGCCCTCTTCCTGTTTGCGCTGGTACTCAACTGCCTGGCTGCATGGATCTTCTTCAACATCCGTAGCACCACCACCTTCGTGGTCTACCTGAAGAACGTA GTGGTGGCAGACCTGCTGATGACTCTGTCCATCCCAGTGAAGGTCCTCGCGGACGCCGACGTAGGCTCCTGGCGTCTGCGTGTGTTCTACTGTCGCTACTCTGCCGTCCTCTTCTACACCACCATGTACATCAGCATCCTGCTCCTGGGGCTCATCAGCCTGGACCGTTACCTCAAGATCGTCAGGCCCTTTGGGAAGTGCGCCCTCCAGAGGGTCGGGCTGGGACAGGCTTTGAGTGCGGCCGTCTGGGCTGTGATGGTTTCTCTGGCTCTGCCCAATGCCGTTCTGAGTGACCGCACACCGCTGCTCTCTGGTGGCCGGCTGAAGTGTACCTCTCTAAAGGGTCAGGCCGGCATGCTGTGGCACGAGGGCTTCAACTACTTCTGCCAA gTGGTGTTTTGGGgaacactggctctgatgctgtTGTGTTACACCTTCATCAGTCGGAAAGTCTACGAGTCCTACAAAGCCTCGCGTAGTGGCTCCAAAGCGGCCAGCCGTAGGACCAAGGCCAAAGTCtttgtggtggtgggggtgtttTTCGTTTGTTTCGCCCCTTTTCATTTCGCCAGGGTGCCCTACACTCTCACCCAGACCCGAAACATAGACAACCATTGTCGGGCGCAAAACGCACTCTACATTGCCAAGGAGACCACTCTCTGGCTGTCTGCCACTAACGTGTGTCTGGACCCGCTGATCTATGTTTTCCTGTGCAGGGTGTTCCGGAAAAGATTGACTGCCACACTCAACCGCAAGACCCTCCCCCAGGGCGGTTTGGAGTTGCCCACGGCAACCTCCACTCAGCTGGAGATACCACAGATGGTACATAACAGAATGTTGGATGTCAGTTTGGCCTAG
- the LOC115163793 gene encoding P2Y purinoceptor 13-like isoform X2 yields MTLSIPVKVLADADVGSWRLRVFYCRYSAVLFYTTMYISILLLGLISLDRYLKIVRPFGKCALQRVGLGQALSAAVWAVMVSLALPNAVLSDRTPLLSGGRLKCTSLKGQAGMLWHEGFNYFCQVVFWGTLALMLLCYTFISRKVYESYKASRSGSKAASRRTKAKVFVVVGVFFVCFAPFHFARVPYTLTQTRNIDNHCRAQNALYIAKETTLWLSATNVCLDPLIYVFLCRVFRKRLTATLNRKTLPQGGLELPTATSTQLEIPQMVHNRMLDVSLA; encoded by the exons ATGACTCTGTCCATCCCAGTGAAGGTCCTCGCGGACGCCGACGTAGGCTCCTGGCGTCTGCGTGTGTTCTACTGTCGCTACTCTGCCGTCCTCTTCTACACCACCATGTACATCAGCATCCTGCTCCTGGGGCTCATCAGCCTGGACCGTTACCTCAAGATCGTCAGGCCCTTTGGGAAGTGCGCCCTCCAGAGGGTCGGGCTGGGACAGGCTTTGAGTGCGGCCGTCTGGGCTGTGATGGTTTCTCTGGCTCTGCCCAATGCCGTTCTGAGTGACCGCACACCGCTGCTCTCTGGTGGCCGGCTGAAGTGTACCTCTCTAAAGGGTCAGGCCGGCATGCTGTGGCACGAGGGCTTCAACTACTTCTGCCAA gTGGTGTTTTGGGgaacactggctctgatgctgtTGTGTTACACCTTCATCAGTCGGAAAGTCTACGAGTCCTACAAAGCCTCGCGTAGTGGCTCCAAAGCGGCCAGCCGTAGGACCAAGGCCAAAGTCtttgtggtggtgggggtgtttTTCGTTTGTTTCGCCCCTTTTCATTTCGCCAGGGTGCCCTACACTCTCACCCAGACCCGAAACATAGACAACCATTGTCGGGCGCAAAACGCACTCTACATTGCCAAGGAGACCACTCTCTGGCTGTCTGCCACTAACGTGTGTCTGGACCCGCTGATCTATGTTTTCCTGTGCAGGGTGTTCCGGAAAAGATTGACTGCCACACTCAACCGCAAGACCCTCCCCCAGGGCGGTTTGGAGTTGCCCACGGCAACCTCCACTCAGCTGGAGATACCACAGATGGTACATAACAGAATGTTGGATGTCAGTTTGGCCTAG